One stretch of Prunus persica cultivar Lovell chromosome G1, Prunus_persica_NCBIv2, whole genome shotgun sequence DNA includes these proteins:
- the LOC18789143 gene encoding 7-deoxyloganetin glucosyltransferase, with the protein MGSNGLIEKPHAVCIPFPAQGHINPMLKLAKLLHYKGFHITFVNTEFNHKRLLKSRGPNSLDGLPSFRFETIPDGLPLTDANATQDIPSLCESTRKHSLPYFRDLLSKLNSSTGCPPVSCIVSDGVMSFTLDAAHELGIPEVLFWTTSACGFLAYVHYHRLIENGLTPLKDASYLTNGYLETQIDWIPGMRGIRLKDIPSFIRTTDRDDLMLDFLVHETERTRKASAVVLNTFHDLEHEALDALSTLLPPIYSIGPLHLQINQIPADSELKEIRSNLWTEEPECLEWLDSKEPNSVVYVNFGSITVMTAEQLIEFAWGLANSNQTFFWVIRPDLVGGDSAVVPPEFVEETKERSLLAHWCPQEQVLSHPAVGGFLTHSGWNSTIESVCAGVPMICWPFFAEQQTNCRYSEKEWGIGMEIENDVKRNYVEGLVRKLMEGEEGKDMRKKALEWKKLAMEATSPNGSSFVALDKMINQVLLSPRN; encoded by the exons atGGGTTCAAACGGCTTGATAGAGAAGCCACATGCAGTTTGCATACCATTCCCAGCTCAAGGCCACATTAACCCAATGCTGAAACTAGCCAAACTCCTCCACTACAAAGGTTTTCATATAACCTTTGTGAACACAGAGTTCAACCACAAACGCCTCCTTAAATCCAGAGGTCCCAACTCTCTCGATGGCCTTCCCTCCTTTCGATTCGAGACCATTCCCGACGGCCTGCCACTGACTGATGCCAATGCCACCCAAGACATACCATCCTTATGTGAATCCACTAGGAAACACAGCTTGCCTTACTTCAGAGACCTTTTGTCTAAGCTGAACTCTTCGACTGGTTGCCCTCCTGTAAGTTGTATAGTTTCTGATGGTGTCATGAGCTTCACTCTTGATGCAGCCCACGAACTCGGCATCCCAGAAGTGCTTTTCTGGACAACAAGTGCTTGCGGCTTCTTGGCCTATGTACACTACCACCGCCTCATTGAAAATGGTCTCACTCCTCTCAAAG ATGCTAGTTATTTGACCAACGGCTATTTGGAGACGCAGATAGATTGGATACCAGGCATGAGAGGCATCCGACTAAAGGACATCCCCAGCTTCATTAGAACCACAGACCGAGATGATCTCATGCTGGATTTTCTGGTGCATGAAACAGAGCGAACTCGAAAAGCTTCTGCTGTCGTCTTGAACACCTTCCATGACTTGGAACATGAAGCTTTAGATGCACTTTCAACTTTGCTACCACCTATTTACTCCATTGGACCCCTACATTTACAGATTAACCAGATCCCGGCAGATAGCGAGTTGAAGGAGATAAGATCGAACCTATGGACAGAGGAACCAGAGTGTCTAGAATGGCTTGACTCTAAAGAACCTAACTCTGTGGTTTATGTCAACTTCGGAAGCATCACAGTGATGACAGCAGAGCAGCTAATTGAGTTTGCTTGGGGACTTGCAAACAGCAATCAGACCTTCTTTTGGGTGATTCGGCCTGATCTTGTTGGTGGGGATTCAGCTGTGGTTCCACCAGAGTTTGTGGAAGAGACCAAAGAAAGGAGCCTATTGGCACATTGGTGCCCTCAAGAACAAGTCCTGAGCCATCCGGCTGTAGGAGGGTTCTTGACTCACAGTGGTTGGAACTCTACTATTGAAAGTGTGTGTGCTGGAGTGCCCATGATCTGTTGGCCCTTCTTCGCAGAGCAACAAACCAATTGTAGGTACAGTGAGAAAGAGTGGGGCATTGGCATGGAGATTGAGAATGATGTTAAAAGAAACTACGTAGAGGGGCTTGTGAGAAAGTTAATGGAGGGAGAGGAGGGCAAAGATATGAGGAAGAAAGCTCTGGAATGGAAGAAGTTGGCAATGGAGGCCACCAGCCCTAATGGCTCATCATTTGTGGCTTTGGACAAAATGATTAACCAGGTGCTTCTATCTCCAAGAAATTAG
- the LOC18792933 gene encoding 7-deoxyloganetin glucosyltransferase, with product MGSIGLAEKPHAVCIPYPAQGHINPMLKVAKLLHYKGFHITFVNTEFNHKRLLKSRGPNSLDGLPSFRFENIPDGLPPTDASVTQDIPSLCYSTRRHCLPHFRELLSKLNSSPDSPPVSCIVSDGVMSFTLDAAEELGIPEVLFWTTSACGFMSYVQYHRLIEKGLTPLKDASYLTNGYLETVIDWIPGMKDIRLRDIPTFMRTTDPNDPILDFIVHETTRARKASAIILNTFYELEHEVIDALSTLLSPIHCIGPLHLQLSQIPADNELKSIGSNLWTEEPECLEWLDTEEPNSVVYVNFGSITVMTSEQLIEFAWGLANSKHTFLWVIRPDLVGGESAMVPAEFVEETKERSLLANWCPQEQVLNHPAIGGFLTHSGWNSTLESLCGGVPMICWPFFAEQQTNCRFSCKEWGIGLEIDPDVKRDYVEGLVRKLMEGEEGEEMRKKTLEWKKLAKEATTGPSGLSFVDFDKVVNQVILAQRK from the exons atgGGTTCAATTGGTTTGGCAGAGAAACCTCATGCAGTTTGCATACCATACCCAGCACAAGGCCACATAAACCCAATGCTCAAAGTAGCCAAGCTCCTCCACTACAAGGGCTTCCACATAACCTTTGTGAACACAGAGTTCAACCACAAACGCCTTCTTAAATCCAGAGGCCCCAACTCTCTCGATGGCCTTCCTTCCTTTCGGTTCGAAAACATTCCGGATGGCCTGCCTCCAACGGATGCTAGTGTCACCCAAGACATACCATCTCTGTGTTACTCCACCAGGAGACACTGCTTGCCTCACTTCAGAGAGCTTTTGTCTAAGCTCAACTCTTCCCCCGATTCTCCTCCTGTGAGTTGCATAGTTTCTGATGGTGTCATGAGCTTCACTCTTGATGCAGCAGAGGAATTAGGGATTCCAGAAGTGCTTTTCTGGACAACAAGTGCTTGTGGCTTCATGTCCTACGTTCAGTACCATCGTCTTATTGAAAAGGGTCTCACTCCTCTTAAAG ATGCCAGTTATTTGACAAACGGATACTTGGAGACTGTGATAGATTGGATACCAGGCATGAAAGATATCCGATTGAGGGACATCCCAACCTTCATGAGAACCACAGACCCAAACGACCCCATACTGGATTTTATCGTGCACGAAACAACACGAGCTAGAAAAGCCTCAGCTATCATTTTGAACACGTTTTATGAATTAGAACATGAAGTCATAGATGCACTTTCAACTTTGCTTTCACCTATTCACTGCATTGGACCTCTCCATCTGCAACTCAGCCAGATACCAGCAGACAACGAGTTGAAGTCAATCGGGTCAAATCTGTGGACAGAGGAACCAGAGTGTCTTGAATGGCTCGACACGGAAGAACCCAACTCTGTGGTTTATGTCAATTTCGGAAGTATCACGGTCATGACATCTGAGCAGCTGATTGAGTTTGCTTGGGGCCTTGCAAACAGCAAGCATACATTTTTGTGGGTTATTAGGCCTGACCTTGTAGGGGGAGAATCAGCTATGGTTCCGGCAGAGTTTGTGGAGGAGACGAAAGAAAGGAGCCTATTGGCGAATTGGTGCCCTCAAGAACAAGTCCTGAACCACCCGGCCATAGGAGGGTTCTTGACGCACAGTGGATGGAACTCTACGCTTGAAAGTTTGTGTGGTGGAGTGCCCATGATCTGCTGGCCCTTCTTTGCAGAGCAGCAGACCAATTGTAGGTTTAGTTGCAAAGAATGGGGGATAGGGTTGGAGATAGACCCTGATGTGAAAAGAGATTATGTGGAGGGGCTTGTGAGGAAGTTGATGGAGGGAGAGGAGGGAGAGGAGATGAGGAAGAAAACCTTGGAGTGGAAGAAGTTGGCAAAGGAGGCCACTACTGGTCCTAGTGGGTTGTCTTTTGTGGATTTTGACAAAGTGGTCAACCAGGTGATTCTAGCGCAGAGGAAGTAG
- the LOC18789149 gene encoding 7-deoxyloganetin glucosyltransferase, translating into MSSIGLTKKPHAVCIPYPAQGHITPMLQLTKLLHYKGFHITFVNTEFNHRRLLKSRGPNSLDGLPSFRFETIPDGLPPTDINATQDVTALCVSTSKNCLAPFRDLLSKLNSLPDSPPVTCIVSDGGMTFTLDAAQELGIPEVILQTLSACGFMCYLQCRPLIEKGLIPLRDASYLTNGYLDTEIDWIPGMRGIRLRDIPSFIRITDPNDFMLDFILVEIARAKRASAIILNTFDALEHEVLDGLSTLLPPVYSVGPLHLQLNHIPADNELKSIGSNLWTEEPVCLDWLDSKEPNSVVYVNFGSITVMTAEQLIEFAWGLANSNQTFFWVVRPDLVGGEAAVVPPEFMEETKERGLLASWCPQEQVLSHAAVGGFLTHSGWNSTLESLCGGVPMICWPFFAEQQTNCRFCCREWGIGMEIEGDVKRNYVEGLVRKLMAGEEGKEMRKKALEWKKLAKEATTGPNGFSFVGLDKLVNQMLLSTRN; encoded by the exons ATGAGTTCTATTGGTTTGACAAAGAAGCCACATGCAGTTTGCATACCATACCCAGCTCAAGGTCACATAACCCCAATGCTGCAATTAACCAAACTCCTCCACTACAAGGGCTTTCACATAACCTTTGTGAACACCGAATTCAACCATAGACGCCTTCTTAAATCCCGAGGTCCCAACTCTCTTGATGGCCTCCCATCCTTTAGGTTCGAAACCATTCCCGATGGCCTCCCTCCAACAGATATCAATGCCACCCAGGACGTAACCGCTCTATGCGTTTCCACTAGTAAAAATTGCTTAGCACCCTTCAGAGACCTTTTGTCAAAACTCAATTCTTTGCCCGATTCCCCTCCAGTTACTTGTATAGTTTCTGATGGTGGCATGACCTTCACTCTTGATGCAGCCCAAGAATTGGGCATTCCGGAAGTTATTCTCCAGACACTAAGTGCTTGTGGCTTCATGTGCTACCTTCAGTGTCGCCCTCTCATCGAAAAGGGCTTAATACCTCTTAGAG ATGCTAGCTATTTGACAAATGGGTATTTGGATACTGAGATAGATTGGATACCAGGCATGAGAGGTATCCGATTGAGGGACATCCCAAGCTTCATCAGAATCACAGACCCAAATGACTTCATGCTGGATTTTATATTGGTTGAGATTGCAAGAGCTAAAAGAGCTTCTGCCATAATTTTGAACACGTTTGATGCGTTAGAGCATGAAGTTTTAGATGGACTATCGACTTTGCTACCACCTGTTTATTCCGTTGGACCCCTACATCTACAGCTTAATCATATCCCAGCAGATAACGAGTTGAAGTCCATTGGATCAAACCTGTGGACAGAAGAACCAGTGTGTCTTGATTGGCTTGACTCTAAAGAACCTAACTCTGTGGTTTATGTCAACTTTGGAAGCATCACAGTCATGACAGCTGAGCAGCTGATTGAGTTCGCTTGGGGACTTGCAAACAGCAACCAGacctttttttgggtggtcAGGCCTGACCTTGTCGGTGGGGAAGCAGCTGTGGTTCCACCAGAGTTTATGGAAGAGACCAAAGAAAGGGGTCTATTGGCAAGTTGGTGCCCTCAAGAACAAGTTCTGAGCCACGCAGCCGTAGGAGGGTTCTTGACACACAGTGGTTGGAACTCTACTCTTGAGAGTTTGTGTGGTGGAGTGCCCATGATCTGTTGGCCCTTCTTTGCAGAGCAACAAACCAATTGTAGGTTCTGTTGCAGAGAGTGGGGCATAGGCATGGAGATAGAGGGTGATGTTAAAAGAAATTACGTAGAGGGGCTTGTGAGAAAGTTAATGGCGGGGGAGGAGGGCAAAGAGATGAGGAAGAAAGCCTTGGAATGGAAGAAGTTGGCAAAGGAGGCCACCACTGGTCCAaatgggttttcttttgtgggtttGGACAAACTGGTTAACCAGATGCTTCTATCAACGAGGAATTAG
- the LOC18790784 gene encoding 7-deoxyloganetin glucosyltransferase: MGSIDLTEKPHAVCIPYPAQGHITPMLQLAKLLHYKGFHITFVHTEFNHRRLLKSRGPNSLDGLPSFQFETIPDGLPPTDPNATQDITALCLSTSKNCLAPFRDLLSKVNSVPDSPPVTCIVSDGGMTFTLDAAQELGIPEVIFETLSACGLMCYLQYRPLIEKGLMPPKDPSYLTNGYLDTEIDWIPGMRGIRLRDIPSFIRTTDPNDFMLDYLLVEIARAKRASAIILNTFDALDHEVLHGLSTLLPPVYSVGPLHLQLNQIPADNKLKSIGSNLWTEEPECLEWLDSKEPNSVVYVNFGSITVMTAEQLIEFSWGLANSNQTFFWVIRPDLVGGEAAVVPPEFMQETKERGLLASWCPQEQVLSHPAIGGFLTHSGWNSTLESLCGGVPMICWPFFAEQHANCRFCCKEWGIGMEIEGDVKRNYVEELVRKLMEGEEGKEMRRKALEWKKLAKEATTGPNGLSFVGLEKLVNQVLLSPRN, encoded by the exons ATGGGTTCTATTGATTTGACAGAGAAGCCACATGCAGTTTGCATACCATACCCAGCTCAAGGTCACATAACACCAATGCTTCAATTAGCCAAACTCCTCCACTACAAGGGCTTTCACATTACCTTTGTGCACACAGAATTCAACCACAGACGCCTGCTTAAATCCCGAGGTCCCAACTCTCTTGATGGCCTCCCATCCTTTCAGTTTGAAACCATTCCCGATGGCCTCCCTCCAACAGATCCCAATGCCACCCAAGACATAACTGCTCTATGCCTTTCCACTAGTAAAAATTGCTTAGCACCCTTCAGAGACCTTTTGTCAAAGGTCAATTCTGTGCCTGATTCCCCTCCAGTTACTTGTATAGTTTCTGATGGTGGCATGACCTTCACTCTTGATGCAGCCCAAGAATTGGGCATTCCGGAAGTTATTTTTGAGACACTAAGTGCTTGTGGCTTGATGTGCTACCTACAGTATCGCCCTCTCATTGAAAAGGGCTTAATGCCTCCTAAAG ATCCTAGCTATTTGACAAATGGGTATTTGGATACTGAGATAGATTGGATACCAGGCATGAGAGGTATCCGATTGAGGGACATCCCAAGCTTCATCAGAACCACAGACCCAAATGACTTCATGCTGGATTATCTATTGGTAGAGATAGCACGAGCTAAAAGAGCTTCTGCCATCATTTTGAACACATTTGATGCGTTAGATCATGAAGTTTTACATGGACTTTCGACTTTGCTACCACCTGTTTATTCCGTTGGACCCCTACATCTACAACTTAATCAGATCCCAGCAGATAACAAATTAAAGTCCATTGGATCAAACCTGTGGACAGAAGAACCAGAGTGTCTTGAATGGCTTGACTCTAAAGAACCTAACTCTGTGGTTTATGTCAACTTTGGAAGCATCACAGTCATGACAGCTGAGCAGCTGATTGAGTTTTCTTGGGGACTTGCAAACAGTAACCAGacctttttttgggtgatCAGGCCTGACCTTGTTGGTGGGGAAGCAGCTGTGGTTCCACCAGAGTTTATGCAAGAGACCAAAGAAAGGGGTCTATTGGCAAGTTGGTGCCCTCAAGAACAAGTTCTGAGCCACCCAGCCATAGGAGGGTTCTTGACACATAGTGGTTGGAACTCTACCCTTGAGAGTTTGTGTGGTGGAGTGCCCATGATCTGTTGGCCCTTCTTTGCAGAGCAACATGCCAATTGTAGGTTCTGTTGTAAAGAGTGGGGCATAGGCATGGAGATAGAGGGTGATGTTAAAAGAAATTATGTAGAGGAACTTGTGAGAAAGTTAATGGAAGGAGAGGAGGGCAAAGAGATGAGGAGGAAAGCCTTGGAATGGAAGAAGTTGGCAAAGGAGGCCACCACTGGTCCAAATGGGTTATCTTTTGTGGGTTTGGAAAAATTGGTTAACCAGGTGCTTCTATCTCCGAGGAATTAG
- the LOC18789280 gene encoding 7-deoxyloganetin glucosyltransferase: MSSNCLIEKPHAVCIPYPAQGHINPMLKLAKLLHYKGFHITYVNSEFNLKRLLKSRGPNSLDGLPSFRFETIPDGLPPTDANATQDIPSLCDSTRKRSLPYFRDLLSKLNSSPDCPPVSCIVSDGAMGFTLDAAQEFGLPEVLFWTTSACGFLAYVHYHRLIEKGLTPLKDASYLTNGYLETEIDWIPGMRGIRLKDIPSFIRTTDPDDIMLDFWVHETERTRKASAVIFNTFHDFEHEVLDALSTLLPPIYSIGPLHLQINQIPADSELKEIRSNLWTEEPECLEWLNSKEPNSVVYVNFGSITVMTAEQLIEFAWGLANSNQTFFWVIRPDLVGGDSAVVPPEFVEETKERSLLANWCPQEQVLSHPAVGGFLTHSGWNSTIESVCAGVPMICWPFFAEQQTNCRYSEKEWGIDMEIESDVKRNHVEGLVRKLMEGDEGKEMRKKALEWKKLATEATSPNGSSFVGLDKMVNEVLLSP, encoded by the exons ATGAGTTCAAATTGTTTGATAGAGAAGCCACATGCAGTTTGCATACCATACCCAGCTCAAGGCCACATTAACCCAATGCTGAAACTAGCCAAACTCCTCCACTATAAAGGTTTTCATATAACCTATGTGAACAGTGAGTTCAACCTCAAACGCCTCCTTAAATCCAGAGGTCCCAACTCTCTCGATGGCCTTCCCTCCTTTCGATTCGAGACCATCCCCGACGGCCTGCCTCCAACTGATGCCAATGCCACCCAAGACATACCATCCTTATGTGATTCCACTAGGAAACGCAGCTTGCCTTACTTCAGAGACCTTTTGTCCAAGCTTAACTCTTCGCCCGATTGCCCTCCTGTAAGTTGCATAGTTTCTGACGGTGCCATGGGCTTCACTCTTGATGCAGCCCAAGAATTTGGCCTTCCAGAAGTGCTTTTCTGGACAACCAGTGCTTGTGGCTTCTTGGCCTATGTACACTACCACCGCCTCATTGAAAAGGGTCTAACTCCTCTCAA AGATGCCAGTTATTTGACAAACGGCTATTTGGAGACTGAGATAGATTGGATACCAGGTATGAGAGGCATCCGACTAAAGGACATCCCCAGCTTCATTAGAACCACAGACCCAGATGATATCATGCTGGATTTTTGGGTGCATGAAACAGAGCGAACTCGAAAAGCTTCTGCTGTCATCTTTAACACCTTCCATGACTTTGAACATGAAGTTTTAGATGCACTTTCGACTTTGCTACCACCTATTTACTCCATTGGACCCCTACATCTACAGATTAATCAGATCCCGGCAGATAGCGAGTTGAAGGAGATAAGATCAAACCTATGGACAGAGGAACCAGAGTGTCTAGAATGGCTTAACTCTAAAGAACCTAACTCTGTGGTTTATGTCAACTTTGGAAGCATCACAGTGATGACAGCAGAGCAGCTAATTGAGTTTGCTTGGGGACTTGCAAATAGCAACCAGACCTTCTTTTGGGTGATTAGGCCTGACCTTGTTGGTGGGGATTCAGCTGTGGTTCCACCGGAGTTTGTGGAAGAGACCAAAGAAAGGAGCCTGTTGGCAAATTGGTGCCCTCAAGAACAAGTCCTGAGCCATCCGGCTGTAGGAGGGTTCTTGACTCACAGCGGTTGGAACTCTACTATTGAAAGTGTGTGTGCTGGAGTGCCCATGATCTGCTGGCCCTTCTTCGCAGAGCAACAGACCAATTGTAGGTACAGTGAGAAAGAGTGGGGCATTGACATGGAGATAGAGAGTGATGTTAAAAGAAACCACGTAGAGGGGCTTGTGAGAAAATTAATGGAGGGAGACGAGGGCAAAGAGATGAGGAAGAAAGCCCTGGAATGGAAAAAGTTGGCAACAGAGGCCACCAGTCCTAATGGCTCATCTTTTGTGGGTTTGGACAAAATGGTTAACGAGGTGCTTCTATCTCCATGA
- the LOC18790478 gene encoding 7-deoxyloganetin glucosyltransferase, with product MSSNCLIEKPHAVCIPFPAQGHINPMLKLAKLLHYKGFHITFVNTEFNHKRLLKSRGPNSLDGFPSFRFETIPDGLPPTDANATQDIPSLCDSTRKRGLPYFRDLLSKLNSSPDCPPVSCVVSDGAMGFTLDAAQELGLPEVLFWTTSACGFLAYVHYHRLIEKGLTPLKDASYLTNGYLETEIDWIPGMRGIRLKDIPSFIRTTDPDDIMLDFVVHETERTRKASAVIFNTFHDFEHEVLNALSTLLPPIYSIGPLHLQINQIPADSELKEIRSNLWTEEPECLEWLDSKEPNSVVYVNFGSITVMTAEQLIEFAWGLANSNQTFFWVIRPDLVGGDSAVVPPEFVEETKERSLLANWCPQEQVLSHPAVGGFLTHSGWNSTIESVCAGVPMICWPFFAEQQTNCRYSEKEWAIGMEIESDVKRNYVEGLVRKLMEGDEGKEMRKKALEWKKLATEAISPNGSSFVGLDKMVNQVLLSP from the exons ATGAGTTCAAATTGTTTGATAGAGAAGCCACATGCAGTTTGCATACCATTTCCAGCTCAAGGACACATTAACCCAATGCTGAAACTAGCCAAACTCCTCCACTACAAAGGTTTTCATATAACTTTTGTGAACACTGAGTTTAACCACAAACGCCTCCTTAAATCCCGAGGTCCCAACTCTCTTGATGGCTTTCCATCCTTTCGATTCGAGACCATCCCCGACGGCCTGCCTCCAACTGATGCCAATGCCACCCAAGACATACCATCCTTATGTGATTCCACTAGGAAACGCGGCTTGCCTTACTTCAGAGACCTTTTGTCCAAGCTTAACTCTTCGCCCGATTGCCCTCCTGTAAGTTGCGTAGTTTCTGACGGTGCCATGGGCTTCACTCTTGATGCAGCCCAAGAACTTGGCCTTCCAGAAGTGCTTTTCTGGACAACCAGTGCTTGTGGCTTCTTGGCCTATGTACACTACCACCGCCTCATTGAAAAGGGTCTAACTCCTCTCAAAG ATGCCAGTTATTTGACAAACGGCTATTTGGAGACTGAGATAGATTGGATACCAGGCATGAGAGGCATCCGACTAAAGGACATCCCCAGCTTCATTAGAACCACAGACCCAGATGATATCATGCTGGATTTTGTGGTGCATGAAACAGAGCGAACTCGAAAAGCTTCTGCTGTCATCTTTAACACCTTCCATGACTTTGAACATGAAGTTTTAAATGCACTTTCGACTTTGCTACCACCTATTTACTCCATTGGACCCCTACATCTACAGATTAATCAGATCCCGGCAGATAGCGAGTTGAAGGAGATAAGATCAAACCTATGGACAGAAGAACCAGAGTGTCTAGAATGGCTTGACTCTAAAGAACCTAACTCTGTGGTTTATGTCAACTTTGGAAGCATCACAGTGATGACAGCAGAGCAGCTAATTGAGTTTGCTTGGGGACTTGCAAATAGCAACCAGACCTTCTTTTGGGTGATTAGGCCTGACCTTGTTGGAGGGGATTCAGCTGTGGTTCCACCAGAGTTTGTGGAAGAGACCAAAGAAAGGAGCCTGTTGGCAAATTGGTGCCCTCAAGAACAAGTCCTGAGCCATCCGGCTGTAGGAGGGTTCTTGACTCACAGCGGTTGGAACTCTACTATTGAAAGTGTGTGTGCTGGAGTGCCCATGATCTGCTGGCCCTTCTTCGCGGAGCAACAGACCAATTGTAGGTACAGTGAGAAAGAGTGGGCCATTGGCATGGAGATAGAGAGTGATGTTAAAAGAAACTACGTAGAGGGGCTTGTGAGAAAATTAATGGAGGGAGACGAGGGCAAAGAGATGAGGAAGAAAGCCCTGGAATGGAAAAAGTTGGCAACGGAGGCCATCAGTCCTAATGGCTCATCTTTTGTGGGTTTGGACAAAATGGTTAACCAGGTGCTTCTATCTCCATGA